The following proteins are co-located in the Castanea sativa cultivar Marrone di Chiusa Pesio chromosome 8, ASM4071231v1 genome:
- the LOC142606279 gene encoding uncharacterized protein LOC142606279 yields the protein MQKTSQDYAKKCNQCHRYAPNIHQLEGVLNPLSSPWPFARWGLVIVGPFPRAICNRRWLLIGTDYFTKWIEAETLANIRDVDAKRFIWKNIVTRFGVPHTLISDNGLQFDSKAFRRSTDETPFSMTYKMEAVIPLESGFPTLKSEQYSVEGNHRMFLDNLNTVEEKREVASVKMANYQQKLKQTYDKGVKLRPLMPGDLVLRKVVGTVKNPAWGKLGPN from the exons atgcagaaaACCTCCcaagattatgcaaaaaaaTGTAACCAGTGCCATAGGTATGCACCAAATATTCATCAACTAGAGGGAGTCTTAAATCCGTTATCCAGCCCATGGCCATTTGCTCGGTGGGGCTTGGTCATCGTCGGACCTTTTCCTCGGGCAATTTGTAATAGAAGATGGCTTCTTATCGGCACagattattttactaagtggATAGAGGCCGAAACACTAGCTAACATCAGAGATGTAGATGCAAAGAGATTcatctggaagaatattgttactcGTTTTGGAGTCCCGCATACTTTAATCTCTGATAATGgccttcaatttgatagtaaagccttCAGAAG ATCGACCGATgagacacccttttcaatgacatATAAGATGGAAGCGGTAATCCCTCTGGAGTCAGGATTCCCAACCTTGAAATCTGAACAGTATAGCGTTGAAGGAAATCATCGCATGTTCCTCGATAATCTTAATACTGTTgaggaaaaaagagaagtagCAAGCGTGAAGATGGCCAACTATCAGCAAAAGCTCAAACAAACATATGATAAGGGGGTGAAATTGAGGCCATTAATGCCAGGAGATCTTGTATTAAGAAAGGTAGTGGGGACAGTAAAAAATCCTGCATGGGGTAAACTGGGTCCTAACTAG
- the LOC142606280 gene encoding uncharacterized protein LOC142606280, protein MVAALNRFISRSADRCRPFYQLLHKWKDFQWTEECALAFEDLKRYLASPPILSRPEKEEVLYAYLAITDYAISLVLGRNDDGIQKHVYYVSKSLQEAEMHYLPLEKAVLAITAIKGQVLTDFVAEFTEDNLKKEEVILTVTSTVPINVPPWEVYTDGVFNRKEARIWIVLITLERLIMEKSLRLGFIATNNEAEYEALLVRALMVRQSKSFVVKQIPKRQNAHADSLAMLATSLGSKLLRVVLVEDMMNSSLASIPTIGIHSIQVGPSWMDPIVTFLKQGILLEDKTEAKKVHRNAPRYWLSKEQKLYKRSYLGPYLLGVHLEVVEPILEELHEGICGSHTGGRSLAHRALT, encoded by the exons ATGGTGGCTGCATTAAACAGGTTCATCTCTCGATCCGCAGACAGGTGTCGTCCTTTTTATCAGCTCCTGCACAAATGGAAAGATTTTCAGTGGACCGAGGAATGCGCTCTGGCCTTTGAAGATCTAAAGCGATATTTAGCTAGTCCACCGATACTTTCTAGACCTGAGAAGGAGGAGGTGTTGTACGCTTATCTGGCAATCACAGATTATGCTATCAGCCTTGTCCTCGGACGGAATGACGATGGCATCCAAAAACATGTGTATTACGTTAGTAAATCTCTACAAGAGGCTGAAATGCATTACTTACCCTTGGAAAAGGCAGTGTTAGCTATT ACAGCCATCAAAGGACAAGTCCTCACTGATTTTGTGGCGGAGTTCACTGAGGATAACCTCAAGAAAGAAGAGGTAATCTTAACGGTGACGTCTACCGTACCCATCAATGTTCCCCCGTGGGAAGTCTATACAGATGGGGTGTTTAACCGAAAAGAAGCAAGAATTTGGATTGTGTTGATTACTCTCGAGAGGTTGATCATGGAAAAATCATTACGACTGGGTTTCATagccaccaacaatgaggccgagtatgaggcTCTTTTGGTAAGAGCTCTAATGGTTAGACA GTCTAAGAGTTTTGTAGTGAAGCAAATCCCTAAAAGACAGAATGCTCATGCCGATTCATTGGCTATGCTAGCCACATCCTTGGGATCGAAGCTTCTGCGGGTGGTATTGGTTGAGGATATGATGAACTCCAGTCTCGCCAGCATACCAACAATCGGTATTCACAGTATTCAGGTGGGACcaagttggatggatcctattgtgACCTTTTTAAAACAAGGTATATTGCTCGAAGACAAAACTGAGGCAAAAAAGGTACATAGAAATGCTCCTCGTTATTGGCTCTCCAAGGAGCAGAAGTTATACAAGCGTTCTTATTTGGGTCCGTATCTTTTGGGTGTACATCTTGAAGTAGTTGAGCCCATATtagaagaattacatgaaggCATATGCGGGAGTCACACTGGTGGGAGGTCCTTAGCTCATCGGGCTCTGAcctag